One genomic region from Prochlorococcus marinus CUG1433 encodes:
- a CDS encoding PhoH family protein, producing MKEVSETGHFTIDLPSSDAATALSGPGNSFLKKFESLTGVSLTIRGLQLEMNGVISKIERASALVELTRPIWEQGLEVPEVDLKAALSSLNMGESSSHAELGKKILARSKEGRYLRPRTIRQKEYVESIENFDLTFAIGPAGTGKTFLATVCAARLLNEKKIEKIVLTRPAVEAGESLGFLPGDLQQKVDPYLRPLFDSLHSIFGSERTNSLIDKGIIEVAPLAFMRGRTLDNSMVILDEAQNTTCSQMRMFLTRLGERSKMVVNGDITQIDLKKDQESGLIEASRIFSETEGIKFCYLTIEDVVRHPLVQKIIEAYQ from the coding sequence ATGAAGGAAGTTTCCGAAACTGGTCACTTCACAATAGATTTGCCAAGCTCTGATGCTGCTACAGCATTATCAGGACCTGGTAATTCTTTCTTAAAAAAATTTGAATCTCTTACAGGAGTTTCTTTAACTATAAGAGGCTTACAACTAGAGATGAACGGGGTCATATCTAAAATTGAGAGAGCCTCAGCATTAGTAGAACTAACAAGACCAATTTGGGAACAAGGGTTAGAAGTCCCAGAGGTAGATCTTAAAGCGGCTTTAAGTTCTTTAAATATGGGCGAATCGTCTTCACATGCTGAACTTGGAAAAAAAATTCTAGCGCGTTCCAAAGAAGGAAGATATTTAAGACCAAGAACTATAAGGCAAAAAGAATATGTTGAATCAATTGAAAACTTTGATCTTACATTCGCAATAGGCCCAGCTGGAACTGGTAAGACATTTTTAGCAACTGTTTGTGCGGCACGACTATTGAACGAAAAAAAAATTGAAAAAATTGTTCTAACCAGACCAGCTGTAGAAGCTGGGGAAAGTTTGGGATTTCTACCTGGTGATTTGCAACAAAAAGTAGATCCATATTTAAGACCTCTATTTGATTCTTTACATAGTATTTTTGGTTCTGAGAGAACAAATTCGTTAATTGATAAGGGAATTATTGAAGTTGCTCCTTTAGCATTTATGAGAGGCAGAACCTTAGATAACTCAATGGTTATCCTAGATGAAGCACAAAATACAACTTGTTCTCAAATGAGAATGTTTTTGACCAGATTAGGAGAGAGATCAAAAATGGTTGTAAACGGAGATATTACACAAATTGATTTAAAAAAAGATCAGGAAAGTGGACTCATCGAAGCATCGAGAATTTTTTCTGAAACTGAAGGTATTAAATTTTGTTATTTAACTATTGAAGATGTAGTTCGTCATCCTTTAGTTCAGAAAATTATTGAGGCTTATCAATAA
- the trmD gene encoding tRNA (guanosine(37)-N1)-methyltransferase TrmD produces the protein MSSFNFDVITLFPKAFELINNLGVITRALDKNLIDVNLHDLRKYGEGSYRQVDDKPYGGGAGMVLKPEPIYKAYGSIRKLPNSKTLLMTPQGKVLKQKDLARWSTLNQIIIICGQYEGFDERIRCLADEEVSLGDFVLTGGEIPAISIINGLTRLLPGTLGDPDSLLNESHNSDLIEYPQYTRPSLFNGMKVPDILLSGNHEEIKLWRKEQMIIRTEKRRRDLIDKD, from the coding sequence ATGAGTAGTTTTAATTTTGATGTAATTACATTGTTCCCAAAAGCTTTTGAATTAATAAATAATTTAGGGGTCATAACAAGAGCTCTAGATAAAAATTTGATAGATGTAAATTTACATGATTTAAGAAAATATGGTGAAGGTTCTTACAGACAAGTAGATGATAAGCCTTATGGAGGAGGAGCAGGTATGGTACTCAAACCTGAACCTATCTATAAAGCATATGGATCAATTAGAAAATTACCTAATAGTAAAACTTTGTTGATGACGCCACAGGGTAAAGTCTTAAAGCAAAAGGATCTTGCAAGATGGTCAACTTTGAATCAAATAATAATTATTTGTGGTCAATATGAAGGGTTTGATGAGAGAATTAGATGCTTGGCAGATGAAGAGGTTTCATTGGGCGATTTTGTATTGACAGGTGGAGAAATTCCAGCGATTTCAATAATTAATGGCTTAACTAGACTTCTCCCAGGAACTCTTGGAGACCCAGATTCTTTGCTTAATGAGAGTCACAACTCTGACTTAATTGAATATCCTCAATATACTCGACCATCACTTTTTAACGGAATGAAAGTACCTGATATTTTACTTAGTGGTAATCATGAGGAAATAAAATTATGGCGTAAAGAGCAAATGATAATAAGAACAGAAAAAAGAAGAAGAGACCTAATTGATAAAGATTAA
- the ffh gene encoding signal recognition particle protein, whose protein sequence is MFDELSSRFEDAVKGLRGEAKISENNINDALKEVKRALLDADVSLSVVKEFISDVKDKAIGEEVVRGVNPGQKFIEVVNKELINIMGNENSPLNENENSSTVILMAGLQGAGKTTATGKLGLYLKEKGKKVLLVAADIYRPAAVEQLKTLGSQYDLEVFSAKEKKRKPEEIAKDALNFASENDFNSIIIDTAGRLQIDDSMMSEMVRIKEVSNPDEVLLVVDSMIGQEAADLTKSFHEKVGISGAILTKLDGDSRGGAALSIRKISGKPIKFIGVGEKIEALQPFHPERMASRILGMGDVLTLVEKAQKEVELADAEAMQKKLQEATFDFNDFVKQMRLIKRMGSLGGLIKLIPGMNKIDDGMIKDGEDQLKKIESMISSMTLEEKQKPEVLAAQPSRRQRIARGSGYEAKDVDKVLADFQRMRGFMKQMSNGGMPGMGGMPGMGGMPGMGGMPGMGGMPGMGGMPGMGGMSGNKPIKKQKNNKKKKGFADL, encoded by the coding sequence ATGTTTGATGAACTCTCGTCACGCTTTGAAGACGCAGTAAAGGGTTTAAGAGGCGAAGCAAAAATTAGTGAAAATAATATCAATGATGCCTTGAAAGAGGTAAAAAGAGCACTACTTGATGCGGATGTTAGTTTGTCTGTAGTCAAAGAGTTTATATCAGATGTCAAAGATAAAGCTATTGGAGAAGAAGTAGTCAGGGGTGTAAACCCAGGTCAAAAATTTATAGAAGTTGTAAATAAGGAATTGATAAACATTATGGGGAATGAAAATTCTCCGTTAAACGAAAATGAAAATAGTTCTACAGTAATTTTAATGGCTGGACTTCAGGGTGCGGGTAAAACAACTGCAACAGGAAAATTAGGACTTTATTTGAAGGAAAAAGGTAAAAAAGTTCTTTTGGTTGCTGCAGATATTTATCGACCAGCAGCTGTAGAGCAGCTTAAAACATTGGGAAGTCAATATGATTTGGAAGTTTTTTCAGCTAAAGAAAAAAAAAGAAAACCAGAAGAGATAGCAAAGGATGCATTGAATTTTGCCAGTGAAAATGACTTTAATTCGATAATTATTGACACCGCAGGAAGATTGCAAATTGATGATTCCATGATGAGTGAAATGGTTCGAATAAAAGAAGTTTCTAACCCTGATGAAGTTTTACTTGTTGTTGATTCTATGATTGGGCAAGAAGCTGCTGACTTGACAAAATCATTTCATGAAAAAGTAGGAATTTCAGGAGCAATATTAACTAAGTTAGATGGAGACTCAAGAGGTGGGGCTGCTTTATCAATAAGAAAAATAAGTGGTAAACCAATCAAATTTATAGGTGTAGGAGAAAAAATAGAGGCATTGCAACCATTTCATCCAGAGAGAATGGCTAGCAGAATTTTGGGTATGGGTGATGTATTAACACTTGTTGAAAAAGCCCAAAAAGAAGTTGAACTCGCTGATGCTGAAGCAATGCAAAAGAAACTTCAAGAAGCGACTTTTGATTTTAATGATTTTGTGAAGCAAATGAGATTAATTAAAAGGATGGGATCACTAGGTGGATTGATTAAATTAATTCCTGGAATGAATAAAATCGATGATGGGATGATAAAAGATGGAGAAGATCAACTTAAGAAAATAGAATCTATGATCTCTTCAATGACTCTTGAGGAGAAGCAAAAACCGGAAGTTCTTGCCGCTCAGCCCTCAAGAAGACAAAGAATCGCTAGGGGTAGCGGTTATGAAGCAAAAGATGTAGATAAAGTCTTAGCTGATTTTCAAAGAATGAGAGGGTTCATGAAACAAATGTCTAACGGAGGAATGCCAGGAATGGGAGGAATGCCAGGAATGGGAGGCATGCCAGGAATGGGAGGAATGCCAGGAATGGGAGGCATGCCAGGAATGGGAGGAATGCCAGGAATGGGAGGAATGAGTGGTAATAAACCAATAAAAAAACAAAAAAATAATAAGAAGAAAAAAGGTTTTGCTGATTTATAA
- the larB gene encoding nickel pincer cofactor biosynthesis protein LarB — MNFDIKFDFQRRDRLGLIEAIWGQDKSIDQLKRLSEIVLSKNEVVFITRINSEKAKYLLDLYDDARFYEEAKCLIIGKNQNKLNTDKKVALISGGSSDLPITLEAQLALEIYGINCQSFIDVGVAGLHRLISQLEEINKYDVLIVFAGMEGALATVIGGLLAQPIIAVPVSVGYGVSKNGESALNSMLSSCSPGITVMNIDNGYGAAMAAIRIISSFS, encoded by the coding sequence ATGAATTTTGATATAAAGTTTGATTTCCAAAGAAGGGATAGGCTTGGACTCATTGAAGCAATTTGGGGTCAAGACAAAAGTATCGACCAATTAAAAAGATTATCTGAGATTGTATTAAGTAAAAATGAGGTTGTTTTTATAACTAGGATTAATAGTGAAAAAGCTAAATATCTTTTGGATTTGTATGATGATGCACGATTCTATGAAGAAGCAAAATGCCTAATTATTGGGAAAAATCAGAATAAACTAAATACAGATAAAAAAGTTGCCTTGATTTCAGGAGGTTCGAGTGATTTGCCAATAACTCTTGAAGCTCAATTAGCTCTAGAAATTTATGGAATTAATTGTCAATCTTTTATAGATGTTGGAGTAGCAGGACTTCACAGATTAATCAGTCAGTTAGAAGAAATTAATAAATATGATGTTTTGATAGTTTTTGCTGGAATGGAAGGTGCTTTGGCAACTGTTATTGGAGGATTGTTGGCGCAACCGATAATCGCAGTACCTGTATCTGTCGGATATGGAGTTAGCAAGAATGGAGAAAGTGCTTTAAATAGTATGTTATCGAGTTGTTCTCCAGGTATAACGGTTATGAACATAGATAATGGTTACGGTGCAGCAATGGCAGCCATAAGAATTATTAGTAGTTTTTCCTAA
- a CDS encoding PQQ-dependent sugar dehydrogenase has product MKKLLRLKFLILFASLLTVSSYFILKQNNVENIYRITLRNFIKNNFVKYVTPFLFEKEINKKESLTDTTLKKKTVELSNNKILKKYKLTSGFYTGISKLFAGSGYIDFEKNNLFVLSSRGLLAFNSNLDNNNFKQIKNNIDDYIGLKQFEKSYKFSIKDLLINNGKIYVSYTEEIKEDCWNTSLLYADVNYKKIKFERLFSPKECVHSSRNLDQEFEARQSGGRIFPMSDNQILLTIGDYRARHLAQNKESINGKVLLINNVDKTYKIISMGHRNPQGLFFDKQNNFILETEHGPQGGDEINLIEVSKIKKGTIQNYGWPIASAGEHYGGKVDKNLDKYKKYPLHKSHLNYGFIEPLKSFVPSIGISEIVKLKQNKYVVSSLKANKLYFFELDKNKMIKNLNEFAVNERIRDLKYKNNILYMFMENSASIGTIVLNNK; this is encoded by the coding sequence ATGAAAAAACTTCTTAGATTAAAGTTTTTAATTCTTTTTGCTAGTTTGCTAACCGTATCAAGTTATTTCATATTAAAGCAAAATAATGTAGAGAATATATATAGAATAACTTTAAGAAACTTTATAAAAAATAATTTTGTAAAATATGTCACTCCATTTTTATTTGAAAAAGAAATAAATAAAAAAGAAAGTCTCACAGATACTACCTTAAAGAAAAAAACTGTAGAGTTATCTAATAATAAAATTCTTAAAAAGTATAAGTTAACTTCTGGATTCTACACAGGCATAAGTAAACTTTTCGCTGGAAGTGGCTATATAGATTTTGAAAAAAATAACCTATTCGTCCTCTCTTCAAGAGGTCTTTTAGCTTTTAATTCGAATTTGGATAATAATAACTTTAAGCAAATAAAAAATAATATTGATGATTATATAGGTTTGAAACAATTTGAAAAATCTTACAAATTCTCAATTAAAGATTTACTTATTAATAATGGTAAAATTTATGTTTCTTATACCGAGGAAATAAAGGAAGATTGTTGGAATACAAGTCTTCTATATGCAGATGTTAATTATAAAAAAATTAAATTTGAAAGATTATTTTCGCCAAAAGAATGTGTACATAGCTCTAGAAATTTAGATCAAGAGTTTGAAGCTCGTCAATCTGGTGGAAGAATTTTTCCAATGAGTGATAATCAAATTTTACTTACTATAGGAGACTATAGGGCAAGGCATCTAGCGCAAAATAAAGAAAGCATAAATGGTAAAGTTTTACTGATTAACAATGTTGATAAAACATACAAGATAATATCGATGGGCCATCGTAATCCTCAAGGATTATTTTTTGATAAACAAAATAATTTTATTCTTGAAACTGAACATGGACCTCAGGGCGGTGATGAAATTAATTTAATAGAAGTTTCAAAAATAAAAAAAGGAACGATTCAGAATTATGGATGGCCAATCGCATCAGCTGGGGAACATTATGGAGGTAAGGTTGATAAAAACTTAGATAAATATAAAAAGTATCCATTACATAAATCACATCTTAATTATGGTTTTATTGAACCATTAAAATCATTTGTCCCATCAATTGGAATCTCGGAGATAGTAAAATTAAAACAAAATAAATATGTTGTTAGTTCATTAAAAGCCAATAAATTATATTTTTTCGAATTGGATAAAAATAAAATGATAAAGAATTTAAACGAGTTTGCTGTTAATGAAAGAATAAGGGATTTAAAATATAAAAATAATATCTTGTATATGTTTATGGAGAATTCTGCCTCTATAGGTACTATAGTTCTTAATAATAAATAA
- the era gene encoding GTPase Era, translated as MANYRSGFVTLLGRPNVGKSTLINKLIGEKITITSPVAQTTRNKLKGILTTKNGQIIFVDTPGVHKPRHKLGEILVKNAKYAINGVDMVIFVLDSSEEPGRGDEYILNFLIANKTEFIVALNKWDLVNKEFRNLRLDQYRRFFGINRNFQIVSASQGEGCSELVDMALNLLPEGPKLYSEETICDQPLDNLLSDLVREQVLINTREEVPHSVAVKIEKKEEIKRKNGKNFTAILANIIVERTTQKGILIGKKGSMLKIIGQSARINMSKLIGSPVHLELFVKVVPNWRKKESRLIEFGYEEDF; from the coding sequence TTGGCCAATTATAGATCTGGGTTTGTAACTTTACTAGGGAGGCCAAATGTCGGTAAATCTACTTTGATAAATAAATTGATTGGAGAAAAAATAACAATTACTTCTCCAGTAGCACAAACTACTAGAAATAAATTAAAAGGAATACTTACTACAAAAAATGGGCAAATAATTTTTGTTGATACTCCAGGTGTTCATAAACCACGGCACAAACTTGGAGAGATACTTGTAAAAAACGCAAAATACGCAATTAATGGTGTTGATATGGTAATTTTTGTACTTGATTCAAGTGAAGAACCTGGTAGAGGTGATGAATATATTTTGAACTTTCTGATTGCAAATAAAACAGAGTTTATTGTTGCATTAAATAAGTGGGATTTGGTTAATAAAGAATTTAGGAATTTGCGATTAGATCAATATAGAAGATTTTTTGGAATTAATAGAAACTTTCAAATTGTAAGTGCTTCTCAAGGAGAAGGATGTTCTGAACTAGTCGATATGGCACTTAATTTGCTTCCAGAGGGACCAAAACTTTATAGCGAAGAGACAATTTGCGACCAACCATTAGATAACTTATTATCTGATTTAGTAAGAGAACAGGTATTAATAAATACAAGAGAAGAAGTTCCTCATAGTGTTGCAGTAAAGATAGAGAAGAAAGAGGAAATAAAAAGAAAAAATGGCAAAAATTTTACAGCTATTTTGGCTAACATTATTGTTGAAAGAACTACTCAAAAAGGAATTCTTATTGGAAAAAAAGGTTCAATGTTGAAAATCATTGGTCAGTCAGCAAGAATAAATATGTCTAAATTGATTGGTTCTCCAGTTCACCTAGAGTTATTTGTTAAAGTTGTGCCAAATTGGAGAAAAAAAGAATCAAGGTTAATTGAGTTTGGCTATGAGGAAGATTTCTAG
- a CDS encoding 2-C-methyl-D-erythritol 2,4-cyclodiphosphate synthase, whose product MTKSSPKFRIGNGYDIHRLVEGRDLIIGGVKLHHPKNLGLDGHSDADVLSHSIMDALLGALSLGDIGKYFPPSDEKWKNADSLFLLSKVIDMIRKDGWEINNIDSVLVAERPKIMPYIKLMKKNISEILNIDENLIGIKATTNEKLGPEGREEGISCHSVVLLEKK is encoded by the coding sequence ATGACTAAATCTTCTCCAAAATTTCGTATTGGTAATGGATATGATATACATAGACTAGTAGAGGGTAGAGATTTAATTATTGGAGGTGTAAAATTGCATCATCCTAAAAATCTAGGATTGGATGGTCATAGTGATGCTGATGTTTTAAGCCACTCAATAATGGATGCATTATTAGGAGCACTTTCGCTGGGCGACATAGGAAAGTATTTCCCCCCATCTGATGAAAAATGGAAAAATGCTGATAGCTTGTTTTTGTTATCAAAAGTAATTGACATGATAAGAAAAGATGGTTGGGAAATAAATAATATTGATAGTGTTCTTGTTGCTGAAAGGCCAAAAATTATGCCATATATAAAATTAATGAAAAAAAATATTTCTGAGATCTTAAATATTGATGAAAATTTAATTGGGATTAAAGCAACCACGAATGAAAAATTGGGTCCAGAAGGGAGAGAAGAGGGTATAAGTTGCCATTCAGTAGTTCTACTTGAGAAAAAATGA
- a CDS encoding thiamine phosphate synthase codes for MKNSNFKDFEDLRIYQIIDANLDRAREGLRVLEDWARFGLGRNDCVIKIKNFRQILGKNHLEIYKHARNLIKDESKGLAHLEQFKRTTPEQLISSNAGRVQEALRVVEEFSRLHNHELSKIASEIRYEIYTLEIELLRLSKFRKSEEILKENDLYVITDKKENLLEIIEEILIAGVKIIQHRFKKGTDKDHLQEAIQIKNLCKKYNSLFIVNDRVDIALASNADGIHLGQEDLELKKARQLLGYSKIIGISASNKIDISNALKEGCDYIGIGPVFETATKKGKKPIGIEKIKTLTKDLNIPWFAIGGVKKNNISYLKSNGIKKVALVSQLMNSEDPKEDAIMILKELSNEN; via the coding sequence ATGAAGAATTCAAATTTTAAAGATTTTGAAGATTTAAGAATTTATCAAATTATCGACGCAAATCTTGATAGGGCGAGAGAAGGCTTAAGAGTTCTTGAAGATTGGGCCAGGTTTGGGTTAGGGAGAAATGATTGCGTAATCAAGATTAAAAACTTTAGACAAATTTTAGGAAAAAATCATTTAGAAATTTATAAACATGCCAGGAATCTAATTAAGGACGAAAGCAAAGGACTTGCCCATTTAGAACAATTTAAGAGAACAACCCCTGAGCAATTAATAAGCTCCAATGCAGGAAGAGTCCAAGAAGCATTAAGAGTCGTAGAAGAATTCTCAAGACTACATAATCATGAGCTTTCAAAAATTGCTTCGGAAATTAGATATGAAATTTATACCTTAGAGATTGAATTATTAAGATTAAGCAAGTTTAGGAAGTCGGAGGAAATATTAAAAGAAAATGATTTATATGTAATAACAGATAAAAAGGAAAACTTATTAGAAATTATTGAGGAGATTTTAATTGCGGGAGTAAAAATCATCCAACATAGATTTAAAAAGGGAACAGATAAAGATCATCTTCAGGAAGCAATTCAGATTAAAAATCTATGTAAAAAATATAATTCATTATTTATCGTTAACGATAGAGTAGATATAGCTTTAGCATCAAATGCTGATGGCATACATCTTGGACAAGAAGATTTAGAATTAAAAAAAGCGAGACAATTATTAGGCTATTCAAAAATAATTGGTATAAGCGCAAGTAATAAAATTGACATTTCCAATGCTCTCAAAGAGGGTTGTGATTACATTGGAATAGGACCAGTATTTGAAACTGCAACAAAAAAGGGCAAAAAACCAATAGGTATTGAAAAGATCAAAACATTAACAAAAGATTTAAATATTCCTTGGTTTGCTATAGGAGGAGTTAAAAAAAACAATATTTCATATTTAAAAAGCAATGGTATTAAAAAAGTTGCCTTAGTTTCGCAACTAATGAATTCTGAAGATCCGAAAGAAGACGCTATTATGATTCTAAAAGAGTTATCTAATGAAAATTAA
- the thiS gene encoding sulfur carrier protein ThiS, translating to MKIKVNGKEKKIDLDQENALLSTVLISMGYKPNTIVVELNNLIINSLKWEKIKLKDGDNLEIVAIVGGG from the coding sequence ATGAAAATTAAGGTGAATGGAAAGGAAAAAAAAATAGATCTCGATCAAGAAAATGCTCTGCTATCAACAGTACTTATTTCCATGGGATATAAACCCAACACAATTGTTGTAGAGCTAAATAATTTAATTATTAATTCTTTGAAATGGGAGAAAATAAAACTTAAAGATGGAGATAATTTGGAAATAGTTGCAATAGTTGGAGGGGGTTAA
- a CDS encoding TIGR03792 family protein has product MRFNLNLKKKFQRFCLLLICLVVLIFQTDMPNLKALTMDNYQSEMVIEELRIKVPADIKTAWLNAEKEIWEPWLSSQDGFWGRQLFWDKDKEEALILVTWKSKKLWKSIPMSEVNVVQQKFEDNVKAALNVGENPFELIYEGELDKQG; this is encoded by the coding sequence ATGAGATTTAATTTAAATTTGAAAAAAAAATTTCAAAGATTTTGTTTATTATTAATTTGCTTAGTAGTTTTAATTTTTCAAACTGATATGCCCAATTTAAAAGCTCTTACAATGGATAATTATCAAAGTGAAATGGTCATAGAGGAATTAAGAATTAAAGTACCTGCCGATATAAAAACAGCTTGGTTAAACGCTGAAAAAGAAATATGGGAGCCATGGTTATCTTCTCAAGATGGTTTTTGGGGAAGACAATTATTTTGGGACAAAGATAAAGAAGAAGCTTTAATATTGGTAACTTGGAAAAGTAAGAAATTATGGAAAAGCATACCAATGTCAGAAGTAAATGTAGTTCAACAAAAATTTGAAGATAATGTTAAGGCTGCTCTAAATGTAGGCGAAAACCCTTTTGAATTAATTTATGAGGGAGAATTAGATAAGCAAGGATGA
- the rpsP gene encoding 30S ribosomal protein S16, whose product MIKLRLKRFGKKKEASFRIVACNSTSRRDGRPLEELGFYNPRTKETRLDTEALRTRLTQGAQPTDVVRTLLEKGGLLEKTERPSIAIGKAKLEKEKLAKTKTKEEENDSTKAESKSNEAES is encoded by the coding sequence ATGATTAAACTGCGCCTTAAGCGCTTTGGGAAGAAAAAAGAGGCAAGTTTCAGAATTGTTGCGTGCAATAGTACTTCCAGAAGAGATGGTAGACCTTTAGAGGAACTAGGTTTTTATAACCCAAGAACTAAGGAAACGAGGCTTGACACAGAAGCTTTAAGAACAAGACTTACTCAGGGTGCTCAGCCAACTGATGTTGTGAGAACTTTATTAGAAAAGGGAGGGTTATTAGAAAAAACAGAAAGGCCCTCTATCGCAATTGGTAAAGCAAAGTTAGAGAAGGAAAAATTAGCTAAGACTAAAACTAAAGAGGAAGAAAATGATAGTACTAAAGCTGAAAGCAAGAGTAATGAAGCTGAAAGCTAG
- a CDS encoding bifunctional riboflavin kinase/FAD synthetase, whose product MISLISPSEVKNPTSIAIGSFDGLHAGHRKLIKSVVEENQYTPTIASFWPHPREVLYKETRLRLDLPDEKLPILEDLGIEQLVLIPFDKGLSKLSAERFVRDILINQLQAKSISVGANFKFGFKRSGDINTIKNTIKDTDIKLKITPILEDIEGRISSSRIRDLLEKSDLKNAFKILKRPYSFNGKVVKGKGIGKSIGWPTANLEIDGRKFLPGEGVYAAWTNIENFNQKIESVMNLGTQPTINPLLPSAVEVHLINKDINLYGLNLSVEPVEKLRSQIQFENIDQLSYQIKKDRENALRTLKNYMK is encoded by the coding sequence TTGATCTCTTTAATATCGCCATCTGAAGTTAAGAATCCTACTTCAATAGCTATTGGTAGTTTTGATGGCTTACATGCTGGCCATAGAAAATTAATAAAAAGTGTAGTTGAAGAAAATCAATATACTCCAACAATTGCCAGCTTCTGGCCTCATCCCAGAGAAGTTTTATACAAAGAAACGCGTCTTAGACTCGATCTCCCTGATGAGAAACTACCTATCCTTGAAGATCTAGGCATTGAACAATTAGTTCTTATTCCTTTTGATAAGGGACTATCTAAACTAAGTGCAGAAAGATTTGTTAGAGATATTTTGATAAATCAATTACAAGCCAAAAGCATTTCTGTAGGCGCTAATTTTAAATTTGGTTTTAAAAGAAGTGGAGACATAAATACTATAAAAAATACTATTAAAGATACGGATATAAAACTAAAAATTACTCCAATTTTAGAAGATATAGAAGGTAGAATCAGCAGCAGTAGAATAAGAGATTTATTAGAGAAAAGTGATCTGAAGAATGCTTTCAAAATTCTCAAAAGGCCCTATAGTTTTAATGGAAAGGTTGTCAAAGGTAAAGGGATTGGGAAAAGTATAGGTTGGCCCACTGCGAATCTTGAAATAGATGGCAGAAAATTTTTACCTGGAGAAGGAGTCTACGCAGCTTGGACAAATATAGAGAATTTCAACCAAAAAATTGAATCAGTTATGAATCTTGGCACTCAACCAACAATTAATCCTCTATTACCATCAGCAGTTGAAGTTCATTTAATTAATAAAGATATCAATCTATATGGTTTAAATCTATCCGTAGAACCAGTTGAAAAGCTTCGATCTCAAATCCAGTTCGAGAATATAGATCAATTATCTTATCAAATAAAAAAAGATAGAGAAAATGCACTAAGAACATTAAAAAACTACATGAAATAA
- a CDS encoding US12 family protein, with protein MPASSNFNQAIREAQTSSIVGPNVVQKALPYVGGGMVLTSLGVLAGVSLIATNPGLFQPLSIVALIAELILFFIATNAANNANNGKALPLLTGFSLLTGFTLSGIVALAIGTIGIGSVGTAALATGITFVIASYTGQRMSDSVGQALSGVVGLGLIGLLIAMFVQLIGGFFAPGVFGGSGLELIIAGFGTVLFVAMSFVDFYTMPRRYNDDQYLAGALGMYLTYINLFVFILRLMIALQGGGRRD; from the coding sequence ATGCCAGCAAGTAGTAATTTCAATCAAGCTATTCGTGAAGCACAAACTAGTTCAATTGTTGGACCTAATGTTGTTCAAAAAGCTTTACCTTATGTAGGTGGAGGTATGGTCCTAACCTCTTTAGGCGTTTTAGCAGGTGTCTCCCTCATAGCAACAAATCCTGGGCTTTTCCAGCCTCTTTCAATAGTTGCATTAATTGCAGAATTGATCTTGTTTTTTATAGCTACAAATGCTGCAAATAATGCAAATAATGGTAAGGCTTTACCTTTATTAACAGGCTTTAGCTTGTTAACTGGATTCACATTAAGTGGAATAGTTGCTTTAGCAATAGGAACAATTGGTATTGGTTCTGTTGGAACAGCTGCCTTAGCTACAGGTATAACTTTCGTTATTGCCTCTTACACTGGCCAAAGAATGAGTGATAGTGTTGGTCAAGCACTAAGTGGTGTAGTTGGTCTTGGGTTGATAGGACTGCTTATAGCAATGTTTGTTCAATTAATTGGAGGATTCTTTGCTCCAGGAGTTTTTGGAGGTTCAGGACTCGAATTGATAATTGCAGGATTTGGAACTGTCTTGTTTGTTGCAATGTCTTTCGTTGATTTTTACACAATGCCAAGAAGATATAACGATGATCAATACCTTGCAGGGGCTTTAGGTATGTATCTAACTTATATAAATCTTTTTGTTTTCATATTGAGACTAATGATTGCACTTCAAGGCGGTGGAAGAAGAGATTAG